The following coding sequences are from one bacterium SCSIO 12741 window:
- the mutY gene encoding A/G-specific adenine glycosylase produces the protein MELNAKLLNWYSENQRDLPWRQTQDPYPIWLSEVILQQTRVVQGLPYYEKFLAAFPTIFDLAEAEEDYVLKLWQGLGYYNRARNMLKTAQQVVERGGKFPKNYLGLLELKGIGPYTAAAIASFAYNEAVPVVDGNVYRVLSRVLGIDDPIDTTTGKKRFAEASELLLDRSEPGTYNQAIMEFGALHCTPKNPSCLTCPMQIDCVALETNRVGELPIKKSKTKQKSLYLNYVILRKGSELLVHRRPETGFWAGLYDFRLSQSENRISQKTFAEDILPELIGNLNKVKVHNISPDYTHVLSHRKLHIRFWEIEVHEFPDLEERERIVSIEELKNLAVPRIVDKHLLTGLFSDND, from the coding sequence TTGGAACTTAACGCAAAACTCCTGAACTGGTATTCTGAAAACCAAAGAGACCTTCCCTGGAGGCAAACTCAAGACCCTTATCCCATCTGGTTATCCGAGGTAATTCTTCAGCAAACCCGTGTGGTTCAGGGACTTCCTTACTACGAAAAATTCCTGGCTGCTTTTCCCACAATTTTTGATCTGGCCGAGGCGGAAGAAGACTACGTTTTGAAGCTTTGGCAAGGATTAGGCTACTACAATCGGGCAAGAAATATGTTAAAAACGGCCCAACAGGTGGTTGAAAGAGGTGGAAAGTTTCCGAAAAACTACCTCGGCTTGCTCGAATTGAAAGGAATTGGCCCCTACACGGCGGCTGCTATTGCATCTTTTGCCTACAACGAAGCCGTGCCGGTGGTAGATGGAAATGTATACCGTGTTCTTTCCCGGGTGCTGGGCATTGATGATCCTATAGACACCACTACCGGAAAAAAGCGCTTTGCCGAAGCCAGTGAACTCCTCTTGGATCGCAGCGAACCAGGAACCTATAATCAGGCTATCATGGAATTCGGGGCCCTGCACTGCACGCCCAAAAATCCCTCGTGCCTCACCTGCCCTATGCAGATTGACTGTGTCGCACTTGAAACCAACCGGGTGGGAGAACTGCCGATCAAAAAATCGAAAACCAAACAAAAATCTCTATACCTTAATTATGTAATACTGCGAAAAGGCAGTGAATTATTGGTCCATCGCAGACCTGAAACCGGATTTTGGGCAGGTCTTTATGATTTTCGTCTGAGTCAATCTGAAAATCGGATCAGTCAAAAAACATTTGCCGAAGATATTCTACCCGAATTGATCGGAAATTTGAATAAGGTTAAAGTTCATAACATTTCACCGGACTATACCCATGTTTTGAGCCACCGGAAATTACACATCCGATTTTGGGAAATTGAAGTCCATGAATTTCCTGACCTAGAGGAAAGAGAACGAATCGTTTCTATTGAGGAGTTGAAAAATCTCGCTGTTCCACGGATTGTCGATAAGCACCTTTTAACAGGTTTGTTCAGCGATAATGATTAA